Genomic window (Aminivibrio sp.):
AGGTCCATGTGATGTTCGATGACGAGGATGGTCAGTCCGAAATCCCTGTGAATGTCCTGTATCAGAATATTCAGGGAGGCCACTTCCTCGGCGTTCATTCCTGCCGCAGGTTCGTCAAGCAGAAGAAGCTCCGGGTCAAGGGCAAGGGCCCTGGCGATCTCGAGCCTCCGCTGGTAGCCGTAGGGGAGGGTCCCCGCCGCCTGCTCGGCCCTGTCGGCCAGCCCCACCCGCTCCAGGAGGGTCATGCTTTTTTTCCGGATCTCCCGCTCCTTTGCCCGCCACCTGCCGAGGTGAGTGATCCCCTCCACGAAGGTATAGGGCACGTGGTGCTGGGCCGCGGTCATCACGTTCTCGAGGACCGTGGAGCGCTGGAAGAGCCGGAGGTTCTGGAATGTCCGGGCCACTCCCCGTGCCGTGACCTGGTAGGTCTTCAGCGGAACGAGGTTTTCTCCCTTGAAGAAAATGCTCCCTTCGTCCGGGTCATAGACGCCGGTGATCAAGTTGAACACCGTGGTCTTTCCCGCTCCGTTGGGGCCCATGAGGCCTGCGAGCTCCCCCTTCTCTAGGGAGAAGGTCATTTTGCTCACCGCCTGCACGCCGCCGAAGTTCTTGGTTACGCCGGAAAGTTCGAAGAATGAGCTCATCAGGCACGCCTCCGGAAGGGCGCCTTCACCCAGGAGAGGAACTCACGGTTACCCATGATTCCCTCGGGCCGAAGGACCATGATAATGACGAGAACCGCTCCGTAGATAAGCATGCGGTACTGGGAAATGGGACGGAAAAGTTCCGTCACCAAGGTAATCACCGCTGTCCCCAGGAGTGATCCGCTCATGGACCCCAGTCCGCCGAAGACCACCACGGCGGTGAGCTCCGTGGACTTGAGCATGTCGAACATGACGGGCTGGATGAAGGAGAGGAATCCTCCGAGGAGGGCTCCGGCCACGCCGCAGTAGAAAGCGGAGATCATGAGACTGAGCACCCGTATCCGTGCTGTGTTAAAGCCGAGCAGGGACGAGGCGATGTAATCGTCCCTGCAAGCCTTGCAGGCCCTGCCGAAACGGCTGTTGATCAGGTTGAACATGAAAACCGCCAGCACCAGGAAAAAGGCGAGGGCCACGGGAAAGGTGGTGTAGGGATCGATCCCGGGGTATCCCCGGGCGCCTCTGGTTACGGACTGCCAGTTCTCGAGGATGAGGCGGATGGCTTCGCCGAGGCCGATGGAGGCGATGGCGTAATAGTCCCCCATGAGCTTCAGGGTGGGAACGCCTATGAAGTAAGCGACGGCCACGGCGACCACCCCTCCCAGGAGGATGGCGGGCAGCCAGTGGACGTCGTGCTGCACCGTCAGGATGGCGGTCGTGTAAGCTCCGAGGGCCATATAGGCGGCGTGCCCCAGGGAAAAGATCCCCGTGAAGCCGGTGAGAAGCGATACACCCATGGCTGCGATGGCGTTGATGCAGAGGAGGATGATAATACCTTCAGTATATCCGGACATAGGGGGCGTCACCTACACTTTCTCGCTGACGCTCTTCCCGAAAAGCCCTGTGGGCTTCACGAGCAGGGTGATCACCAGCATGGAGAAAACGACCAGGTCCCTCATCTGGCTCGAAATGAACCCGGCGGTGAGCATCTCGGCAAGTCCCAGGATCAGGCTGCCCACCACGGCTCCGGGCAGGGACCCCAGCCCCCCGATCACCGCGGCGACGAAGGCCTTGATGGTGATGGCCCCGAGCTGGGGATAGAGGGTATAGCGCACGGAAAGGAAAATGCCCCCGACAGCCGCAAGGGCTCCGGCAACAAAAAAGACGATGGAGATCAGCAGATTCACGTTCACTCCCATGAGCCCGGCGGTCCGCAGGTCATAGGCCGCCGCACGGATGGCGAGGCCCCACCTGGTTTTCGACAGGAAGAGCTGCAGGGCGCCGAGGAAAACAACTGCGGACACAAGGGAGAGGAGGTCAAAGGCACTGGTGGTTGCCATTCCCATGAGGTTGACCGGAGTCGTGGGAATGACCGGAGGAAGAGCCCGGAAGCGGCCTCCCGCCACGATGACGAAAATGTTTTCGATGACGATACTCATGCCCAAGGAGGCAATGAGAAGGTACAGCGTGACATTGGTCCGTTCACGGATGGGACGGTAGGCGAGCCGTTCGGTGAGAACGGCGGCAAGACCTGCACCCGCAAGGGCAAGGGCCCCGGACACCCAGATTCCCGTTCCGAAAGTGTGGAGCACGCCGTAGCAAATGTAGCCTCCGATAACGAGAAAACCGCCGTGAGCGAAATTGGAAAATAAAAGGATGGAATACACGAGAGAATAGCCAACGGCGATGAGTGCGTAGACCGACCCAAGGGAAAGGCCGTTGATGATCTGCTGGATCAGCGTCGCCAAAGACGGATCACCCCTTTCACGTATTGATGAGGGCGAACGGGGGGTCCGCC
Coding sequences:
- a CDS encoding branched-chain amino acid ABC transporter permease, which encodes MATLIQQIINGLSLGSVYALIAVGYSLVYSILLFSNFAHGGFLVIGGYICYGVLHTFGTGIWVSGALALAGAGLAAVLTERLAYRPIRERTNVTLYLLIASLGMSIVIENIFVIVAGGRFRALPPVIPTTPVNLMGMATTSAFDLLSLVSAVVFLGALQLFLSKTRWGLAIRAAAYDLRTAGLMGVNVNLLISIVFFVAGALAAVGGIFLSVRYTLYPQLGAITIKAFVAAVIGGLGSLPGAVVGSLILGLAEMLTAGFISSQMRDLVVFSMLVITLLVKPTGLFGKSVSEKV
- a CDS encoding ABC transporter ATP-binding protein, producing MSSFFELSGVTKNFGGVQAVSKMTFSLEKGELAGLMGPNGAGKTTVFNLITGVYDPDEGSIFFKGENLVPLKTYQVTARGVARTFQNLRLFQRSTVLENVMTAAQHHVPYTFVEGITHLGRWRAKEREIRKKSMTLLERVGLADRAEQAAGTLPYGYQRRLEIARALALDPELLLLDEPAAGMNAEEVASLNILIQDIHRDFGLTILVIEHHMDLVMEICPHIICMNFGAKIAEGPPGEIQNHSEVLKAYLGEEEDE
- a CDS encoding branched-chain amino acid ABC transporter permease; amino-acid sequence: MSGYTEGIIILLCINAIAAMGVSLLTGFTGIFSLGHAAYMALGAYTTAILTVQHDVHWLPAILLGGVVAVAVAYFIGVPTLKLMGDYYAIASIGLGEAIRLILENWQSVTRGARGYPGIDPYTTFPVALAFFLVLAVFMFNLINSRFGRACKACRDDYIASSLLGFNTARIRVLSLMISAFYCGVAGALLGGFLSFIQPVMFDMLKSTELTAVVVFGGLGSMSGSLLGTAVITLVTELFRPISQYRMLIYGAVLVIIMVLRPEGIMGNREFLSWVKAPFRRRA